In a genomic window of Candidatus Flexicrinis proximus:
- a CDS encoding class I SAM-dependent methyltransferase, whose amino-acid sequence MNHRDHVNLLRGGMAGTGGLWADFGSGRGAFTLALAELIGPAGVIYSVDSDLAALREQQRLMRQQFPDLTVHYLNASFTQPLDLPALDGIVMANSLHFIRDKAPVLALALRYLRPGGRLVLVEYQADQGNTWVPYPLSFATWDALSRQCGFVRTRGLSAVPSSFLREIYSALSEKP is encoded by the coding sequence TTGAACCATCGCGATCACGTCAATCTTCTGCGCGGCGGCATGGCCGGAACCGGCGGCCTATGGGCGGATTTTGGCTCCGGGCGCGGAGCGTTCACCCTGGCGCTGGCCGAGCTGATCGGCCCGGCGGGCGTGATCTACTCTGTCGATAGTGACCTCGCCGCCCTGCGTGAACAACAGCGGCTCATGCGCCAGCAGTTTCCCGATCTCACAGTCCACTATTTGAACGCCAGCTTTACCCAGCCGCTCGATCTACCCGCGCTGGACGGCATCGTGATGGCGAATTCCCTGCACTTCATCCGTGATAAGGCGCCGGTGCTCGCGCTCGCCCTGCGTTATCTTCGACCTGGCGGACGCCTCGTTCTCGTCGAATACCAGGCCGATCAGGGCAATACCTGGGTGCCTTATCCACTCTCCTTTGCGACCTGGGACGCGCTTTCCAGGCAGTGTGGCTTCGTCCGGACTCGCGGTCTCTCCGCCGTACCCAGCAGTTTCCTGCGTGAAATCTACTCGGCGCTCAGCGAGAAGCCCTAG
- a CDS encoding PQQ-dependent sugar dehydrogenase, whose protein sequence is MKHFVIILVLVLASISAAAQSPRLPPDFSESLYEDSLSNPTAMAFAPDGRLFVLQQSGEVRIITAGGTLLGPVFHDFAVDDAGERGLLGIAFDPDFASNNFIYFYYTESDVTGSRNRVVRLTANGNAAVLGSEFSVFQLPYLNPAATNHNGGAIHFGLDGKLYAGVGENADGALSQSMSTRLGKMLRYNADGTIPADNPFFATATGQNRAIWALGLRNPFTFAVQPGTGVIHINDVGQGSWEEINLGEAGANYGWPDTEGMHSNPAYDNPIYAYSSSSGGTCAITGGTFYNPAAATFPASYVSDYFFADLCASTIYVRDSVGGGVTNFATPTLGGSIVDLQIGPDGALYYLSRGSDAVYRIAYNPPPASGELVINGSFELDANGDSKPDGWIASPLLAAKRVCDAGAYITDGTCALRVKYGTGGGKIRQSIPGSALVTGTDLDISAMVTGSNVPVGTFIKVKVKTVSATTNYTLPVPSATYAAQPVSLPTITLDAQGMRVKVYIVYPFAGGKLYVDEMSVFATAP, encoded by the coding sequence ATGAAGCACTTCGTCATCATATTGGTTCTGGTGCTGGCGTCGATTTCCGCCGCGGCACAATCCCCCCGTTTACCCCCCGACTTCAGCGAATCACTCTATGAAGACAGCCTCAGTAACCCCACCGCCATGGCTTTTGCCCCGGATGGTCGCCTGTTTGTCCTCCAGCAGAGCGGAGAGGTGCGCATCATCACCGCCGGCGGGACGCTCCTGGGGCCGGTTTTTCATGACTTTGCCGTAGATGACGCCGGCGAGCGCGGTCTGCTGGGCATCGCCTTTGATCCGGACTTTGCCAGCAACAACTTTATCTATTTCTATTACACCGAATCTGACGTGACCGGCTCCCGCAATCGGGTTGTCCGTCTGACCGCCAATGGCAACGCCGCGGTCCTCGGCAGCGAGTTCTCGGTGTTCCAGCTGCCGTACCTCAATCCGGCCGCGACGAATCACAACGGCGGCGCGATTCACTTCGGCCTCGACGGTAAGCTGTATGCCGGTGTTGGAGAGAACGCCGATGGTGCCCTCTCTCAGTCGATGTCCACTCGGCTCGGCAAGATGCTGCGTTACAACGCTGACGGCACGATCCCGGCGGATAATCCCTTCTTTGCCACCGCGACCGGTCAGAATCGAGCCATCTGGGCGCTGGGCCTGCGTAATCCGTTCACCTTTGCCGTCCAGCCGGGGACCGGCGTCATTCACATCAATGACGTAGGGCAGGGATCATGGGAAGAAATTAATCTCGGTGAGGCTGGCGCCAACTATGGCTGGCCGGATACCGAAGGCATGCACAGCAATCCGGCCTACGACAACCCCATCTATGCCTACTCGTCCAGCAGCGGCGGCACCTGTGCCATCACCGGCGGGACGTTCTATAACCCGGCCGCTGCGACCTTCCCGGCGTCCTACGTGAGCGACTATTTCTTCGCCGATTTGTGTGCGAGCACCATCTACGTGCGCGACAGTGTCGGCGGCGGCGTGACGAATTTTGCGACGCCGACTCTGGGCGGCTCGATCGTCGATCTTCAAATCGGGCCGGATGGCGCGCTGTATTACCTGTCGCGGGGAAGCGATGCGGTCTATCGGATCGCCTATAACCCCCCGCCTGCTTCAGGGGAGCTGGTGATCAACGGCAGTTTTGAACTGGACGCCAACGGAGACTCAAAACCCGATGGCTGGATTGCCTCTCCATTGCTGGCCGCCAAGCGCGTATGCGACGCCGGCGCCTACATCACCGATGGAACCTGTGCGCTGCGCGTCAAGTACGGCACCGGCGGCGGCAAAATACGTCAATCCATCCCCGGTTCGGCGCTCGTCACCGGCACGGATCTGGATATCTCCGCGATGGTGACCGGCAGTAATGTGCCCGTTGGGACGTTTATCAAGGTCAAGGTCAAGACCGTCAGCGCGACGACCAACTACACGCTCCCGGTTCCGTCCGCCACCTACGCGGCACAGCCCGTCTCGCTGCCCACCATCACGCTCGATGCTCAGGGCATGCGCGTAAAGGTCTACATCGTCTATCCATTTGCCGGCGGTAAGCTCTACGTCGATGAGATGAGTGTCTTCGCGACCGCGCCTTAG
- a CDS encoding PQQ-dependent sugar dehydrogenase: protein MVLPSLFVLLFGIVSAGTAAPTTVPVVLTETRYAAGFEKPTAMLFLPDGRLLVSVQTGEVWSVPQGGGSASLLLAVDTRADYTGRGLLGLVLDPGFTANGYLYLYYTRFSDGEYRNVIERVTLVDDAVEPDSAVTLVTLDPQVTNRHNGGTLRFGPDGMLYLGVGDNAVPAHAQSLHNRFGKILRYHPDGSIPLDNPFYSRAEGENRAIWALGLRNPYTFDFDPFGGDLYINDVGEDSWEEVNVGAPGDNFGWPQVEGPETLAPYRPPLYAFSHQDGRCAATGALFYTGSRFPAEVLGDYLFAELCTSTIYALDPRTSLVAPLFVTAALNPIDLDLGADGAVYVLGYADGVITKLSYDEIDEQ, encoded by the coding sequence ATGGTCCTTCCAAGCCTGTTCGTGCTGCTGTTTGGCATTGTTTCCGCAGGGACAGCAGCTCCCACAACGGTCCCGGTCGTGCTGACCGAAACCCGCTATGCCGCAGGGTTTGAGAAGCCGACCGCCATGCTGTTCCTGCCGGATGGCCGCTTGCTGGTCAGCGTGCAGACCGGAGAGGTGTGGAGCGTGCCGCAGGGGGGTGGCAGCGCGTCGCTCCTGCTTGCGGTGGATACCCGGGCCGACTATACCGGACGGGGGCTGCTGGGGCTGGTGCTCGACCCCGGCTTCACTGCCAACGGCTACCTATACCTCTATTACACGCGCTTCTCTGACGGCGAATACCGCAACGTCATCGAGCGGGTCACCCTTGTAGACGACGCCGTCGAGCCCGATAGCGCGGTCACCCTCGTGACGCTCGACCCTCAGGTGACCAATAGGCACAACGGCGGTACGCTGCGCTTTGGACCCGATGGCATGCTCTACCTGGGCGTGGGCGACAATGCCGTACCCGCCCACGCGCAAAGCCTGCACAACCGCTTCGGAAAAATCCTGCGCTATCACCCGGATGGTTCGATCCCCCTCGATAACCCGTTCTACAGCCGCGCCGAAGGTGAAAACCGCGCGATTTGGGCCCTGGGTCTTCGCAACCCCTATACCTTCGACTTTGACCCGTTTGGTGGTGATCTGTATATCAACGACGTCGGCGAAGACTCCTGGGAAGAGGTCAACGTCGGCGCGCCAGGGGACAATTTCGGCTGGCCTCAGGTCGAAGGGCCGGAGACGCTTGCTCCTTACCGTCCGCCGCTCTACGCCTTTTCACATCAGGACGGCCGCTGCGCTGCGACCGGCGCGCTCTTCTATACCGGCTCACGTTTTCCGGCGGAAGTGCTGGGCGATTATCTGTTTGCCGAACTCTGTACAAGTACGATTTATGCCCTTGATCCGCGCACGTCCCTGGTCGCGCCGCTGTTTGTGACCGCTGCGTTGAATCCCATTGATCTGGATCTGGGAGCCGACGGCGCAGTCTATGTGCTGGGCTATGCCGACGGCGTGATCACGAAACTGAGCTATGATGAAATAGATGAGCAGTGA
- a CDS encoding FAD-dependent oxidoreductase: MKTLLILGAGTGGTMVANRMARALDLQQWRIVVVDQDENHIYQPGLLFVPFGLYSPSDIVRPKQSFLPPGVEIIFSDITHIDTANRAVMLGRALKTVHYDQLVIATGTDIHPEETPGLLDGGGWGNNIYDFYTLEGAACLSGALADFNGGRLVLNIAEMPIKCPIAPIEFLSLADWYFRERGIRDRVELVFVTPISGPFSTPRASEMFSYMLARKGIYVEADFALNRVDNAKQKIISGDNRSVDYDLLVSVPTHKGAEFLGSGGLGDELNFVATNKHTLQATGHENIWVIGDAANLPTLKSGSVAHFQLETLATNLERAIKGEEALPTYDGRANCFVEAGDGKAVLIDLNYDEEPLPGNYPVAGVGPFSVLKETRINHAGKMALRWIYWNVLLKGKDLPLISHLGTSESPESLN, from the coding sequence ATGAAGACCCTACTTATACTTGGCGCAGGTACGGGAGGCACGATGGTAGCCAACCGGATGGCGCGTGCACTTGACCTTCAGCAATGGCGTATCGTGGTTGTCGATCAAGATGAAAACCACATTTATCAGCCCGGTTTACTGTTTGTCCCGTTCGGCTTATATTCACCGTCAGATATTGTCAGGCCCAAACAGAGTTTCCTCCCACCCGGCGTAGAGATCATCTTCTCGGACATCACACACATCGATACGGCCAACCGGGCCGTCATGCTCGGCCGAGCATTGAAGACCGTGCATTACGACCAACTGGTGATCGCCACGGGGACGGATATCCACCCTGAGGAAACGCCCGGACTGCTGGATGGAGGCGGGTGGGGCAACAATATATATGATTTTTACACCCTCGAAGGGGCGGCCTGCCTGTCGGGCGCGCTGGCCGATTTCAACGGCGGGCGGCTGGTCCTGAATATTGCCGAGATGCCGATCAAGTGCCCGATTGCACCGATCGAGTTTCTTTCGCTGGCCGACTGGTATTTCCGCGAGCGCGGCATCCGCGACCGGGTCGAACTCGTTTTTGTCACGCCGATTTCCGGGCCATTCAGCACGCCACGGGCCAGCGAGATGTTCAGTTACATGCTGGCGCGGAAGGGTATCTATGTCGAGGCGGATTTCGCGTTGAACCGCGTTGACAACGCCAAACAGAAGATTATCAGCGGCGATAACCGATCGGTGGACTACGATCTGCTGGTGAGCGTACCGACACACAAAGGCGCGGAATTCCTGGGTAGCGGAGGTCTGGGCGACGAACTCAACTTCGTGGCGACCAACAAACACACCTTGCAGGCAACCGGCCACGAGAACATCTGGGTAATCGGGGACGCCGCCAATCTGCCGACGCTGAAGTCCGGCTCGGTCGCACATTTCCAGCTCGAAACGCTGGCGACCAACCTCGAACGCGCCATCAAGGGCGAAGAAGCACTGCCGACCTATGACGGCCGCGCGAACTGCTTTGTCGAGGCGGGAGACGGCAAGGCGGTGCTGATTGACCTTAACTACGACGAAGAGCCCCTGCCGGGCAATTATCCGGTGGCAGGCGTAGGGCCATTCTCAGTGCTGAAGGAAACCCGGATCAACCATGCGGGGAAGATGGCACTGCGCTGGATCTACTGGAACGTGCTGCTCAAGGGCAAGGATCTGCCGCTGATCTCACACCTCGGCACCTCAGAATCCCCTGAGTCGCTCAACTAG